In Leptospira stimsonii, the following proteins share a genomic window:
- a CDS encoding YifB family Mg chelatase-like AAA ATPase: MKNTWISLTGANLDGLEAFPVFVEMNLKRGLPRFMITGLAAQSIRESSERVRVALENSGYSCPFQNILVNLAPAGRKKEGTLLDLSIACGILVLTGQIFPSGKLKRTILLGELGLDGFLKPLKGVLPILSGISSDKYDTVILPFQNKEEAALLKKFDVFGISQLKELEEVLENRRNPEIKSTIQVNVPQILKSFELYKDQMVAFRAIQIAAAGWHHILLTGPPGTGKSMLARMLGLLLPPPVESEALDILKIRSAQSPLKQLYVERPYRAPHHTSSDIALVGGSRDLRMGEVTLANRGVLFLDELSEYKSGVLQALREPMEEGSITVSRITGSVTYPAHFLLAAATNPCPCGFYGVEKGSCGCSAQKIKKYQTPYSGPFRDRVDLEVQIFPSKEKERKRIQVDLQDVKDRIEEAAKIQNQRYQNTGIYFNGQLRGESVNQRLKFNSACEDILENQMRLRRLSIRKFNQIRKVARTIADLEANKTVEERHLLEALNFQNAGNYGENRAIA; this comes from the coding sequence ATGAAAAACACTTGGATTTCTTTAACGGGAGCCAATTTAGACGGTCTGGAAGCGTTTCCAGTTTTTGTGGAGATGAATTTGAAACGAGGACTTCCACGTTTTATGATTACGGGACTCGCGGCCCAGTCAATTCGAGAATCCTCCGAACGAGTTCGGGTCGCACTGGAAAACAGCGGTTATTCCTGTCCTTTCCAAAATATTCTCGTGAATCTTGCTCCTGCGGGGAGAAAAAAAGAAGGAACCCTTTTAGATCTATCCATCGCTTGCGGAATCCTTGTACTCACCGGACAGATCTTTCCATCCGGGAAATTAAAGAGAACCATTCTCTTAGGAGAATTGGGTCTGGACGGATTTCTCAAACCCTTGAAAGGTGTGCTTCCGATTCTTTCCGGAATCTCCTCGGATAAATACGATACGGTGATTCTTCCGTTTCAAAATAAAGAAGAGGCCGCGCTCTTGAAGAAGTTTGACGTTTTTGGAATCTCCCAATTGAAAGAATTGGAAGAAGTTTTGGAGAATCGGAGAAATCCGGAAATCAAGTCCACGATTCAAGTAAACGTACCACAAATTCTAAAAAGTTTTGAGTTATACAAGGACCAGATGGTAGCCTTTCGCGCGATTCAAATCGCCGCCGCGGGTTGGCATCACATTCTTCTTACAGGACCTCCAGGAACGGGGAAAAGTATGTTAGCGAGGATGCTGGGACTTCTTCTTCCCCCTCCGGTAGAATCGGAGGCATTGGACATTCTTAAAATCAGATCTGCTCAATCTCCCCTGAAACAACTGTATGTGGAGAGACCGTATCGAGCACCACATCATACATCCTCGGACATTGCCTTAGTCGGTGGTTCCCGCGATTTGAGGATGGGAGAAGTGACGCTGGCCAATCGAGGAGTTCTTTTTTTGGACGAACTCTCGGAATATAAATCAGGCGTATTGCAGGCCCTTCGAGAACCGATGGAGGAAGGATCAATCACGGTCTCGAGAATCACTGGAAGTGTCACTTATCCTGCTCATTTTCTTTTGGCGGCGGCCACCAATCCTTGTCCTTGCGGATTTTACGGAGTGGAGAAAGGATCTTGTGGTTGTAGTGCCCAAAAGATTAAAAAATACCAAACCCCCTATTCCGGTCCGTTTCGAGATCGGGTGGATCTGGAAGTTCAAATTTTCCCATCGAAAGAAAAGGAAAGAAAAAGAATTCAGGTCGATTTGCAAGATGTGAAGGATCGAATCGAAGAAGCCGCAAAGATTCAAAATCAAAGATACCAAAATACAGGAATCTATTTCAACGGGCAACTCCGCGGAGAATCGGTGAATCAGCGTCTAAAATTCAATTCGGCTTGTGAGGACATTCTGGAGAATCAGATGCGACTTCGTAGGTTGAGCATACGGAAGTTCAATCAGATTCGAAAAGTTGCGAGGACAATTGCGGATTTGGAGGCAAACAAGACTGTGGAGGAAAGGCACCTTCTAGAGGCCCTGAATTTCCAGAACGCCGGAAATTACGGAGAAAACAGGGCCATCGCTTAA
- a CDS encoding YraN family protein: protein MLDSRKQKGIEGENLACDFLVSIGHKILKRNFRFSRFEIDIISSKGEELHFVEVKNWKESGTFDPRFSLNQAKQSRMRKAAEAFLVQDLSFQNHFVSFDLVFINSKKGCEYYPQLF, encoded by the coding sequence TTGCTGGACTCCAGAAAACAAAAAGGAATCGAAGGGGAAAATCTTGCATGCGATTTCTTGGTATCGATCGGTCATAAAATTCTCAAACGAAATTTCCGGTTTTCCCGATTTGAAATCGACATAATCTCTTCAAAAGGAGAAGAACTTCATTTTGTGGAAGTCAAGAACTGGAAAGAATCCGGAACGTTTGATCCTCGTTTTTCTCTCAACCAAGCTAAACAATCCCGAATGAGAAAAGCCGCCGAGGCCTTTTTGGTCCAAGATCTTTCCTTTCAAAACCATTTTGTCTCATTCGACCTTGTCTTCATAAATTCAAAAAAGGGATGTGAATATTATCCTCAGCTCTTTTGA
- a CDS encoding HD-GYP domain-containing protein, translated as MKKFAVSELKPGMRFSKPVYLDKENLFITSNTPVTDSDLDRLNKFGIQEVMTAGELLQIGNSTSSDPSHLETNIDDMIVNTIVDDDLQPLKAIYDNLNRIKVTFSNLYRETTQILQDVFKKTLEEKPLEVTPVREIAEKLTDFVRSNQNISYLILSNNPSGYYLYNQIANATFYSLIMGKLLEYSRPKMIDLGISCLLADIGMCKVPATVSEKNEQLTDEEFKTIMKHTILGYQILSQRMKLKNNLAIVALQHHERYDGNGYPQKLSSNAIEEQARIYAIADNFSALVTNRPHRKKILPHEAIKSMISMDVGKFDLKLVRALLNHLSLYPVGSCVELSDKRIGVVLGPNPDKPIRPCIRIIKDEYGEMVRNLILVDLLRDTNLFISRPVDLQEITG; from the coding sequence ATGAAAAAGTTTGCCGTCTCTGAACTCAAACCGGGGATGAGGTTTTCAAAACCCGTCTACTTAGATAAAGAAAATCTTTTTATCACCTCCAATACTCCGGTCACCGATAGCGATCTTGATCGATTGAATAAGTTCGGAATTCAGGAAGTGATGACGGCGGGTGAATTATTGCAAATCGGCAATTCTACAAGTTCGGATCCGAGTCATTTGGAAACGAATATCGACGACATGATCGTCAATACGATTGTAGACGACGATCTCCAGCCTCTCAAAGCGATTTATGATAATCTCAACCGGATCAAAGTTACATTTAGTAACCTTTACAGAGAGACCACACAAATTCTGCAAGACGTCTTTAAAAAAACACTGGAGGAGAAACCGCTCGAGGTGACTCCCGTGAGAGAGATCGCGGAAAAGCTTACGGACTTCGTTCGCTCCAATCAGAACATTTCCTATCTCATTCTATCCAACAATCCGAGCGGATATTATCTTTATAATCAAATCGCGAACGCGACTTTCTATTCTCTCATCATGGGAAAGCTTTTGGAATATTCCAGACCGAAGATGATCGATCTCGGAATCTCCTGTTTACTCGCGGACATCGGAATGTGTAAGGTTCCCGCGACGGTTTCCGAAAAAAACGAACAACTCACGGACGAAGAATTCAAAACGATCATGAAACATACGATCTTGGGTTATCAGATTCTTTCCCAAAGAATGAAACTCAAAAATAATCTCGCGATCGTAGCTCTTCAACATCACGAACGATACGACGGAAACGGTTATCCTCAAAAATTATCTTCGAACGCAATCGAGGAACAGGCAAGAATCTATGCGATTGCGGATAACTTTTCAGCTTTGGTTACCAATCGCCCTCATCGTAAAAAAATTCTTCCACACGAAGCGATCAAATCGATGATCAGCATGGACGTCGGCAAATTCGATCTAAAACTAGTGCGCGCGCTTTTGAACCATCTTTCTCTATATCCGGTCGGTTCTTGTGTGGAGCTTTCCGATAAAAGAATCGGGGTGGTCTTGGGTCCAAATCCGGACAAACCGATTCGTCCCTGCATTCGTATTATAAAAGATGAATATGGTGAAATGGTCCGAAATTTGATTCTTGTGGATCTTCTTCGCGACACGAATCTTTTTATTTCACGACCCGTCGACCTTCAGGAAATTACCGGCTGA
- a CDS encoding EscU/YscU/HrcU family type III secretion system export apparatus switch protein yields the protein MISVALKFIPQKDDAPVITASASGLLGDTIHKIAKRNLVPVVENPILAETLSELPVGQEIPENLYRAVGAIFSMILELDLSSGKRKI from the coding sequence ATGATCAGTGTGGCACTTAAATTCATACCCCAAAAGGACGATGCTCCCGTAATCACTGCGTCGGCATCCGGCCTTTTGGGAGATACCATTCATAAGATCGCAAAAAGAAACTTGGTTCCCGTCGTTGAAAATCCGATTCTCGCCGAAACCTTGTCCGAACTCCCGGTCGGTCAAGAAATCCCTGAAAATTTGTATAGAGCCGTCGGTGCGATCTTTTCGATGATCTTAGAATTGGATCTAAGTTCGGGAAAAAGGAAAATCTAA